The Anabaena sphaerica FACHB-251 region CTTTCCATGAAGGTACATATTGGGATTTGAAAGCCAGTTTATTGCAGGAAAAAAGCCCCTTTAGCGCCCAGTTGGTGACTTTTGGAGGTACTAAAGTTGCTACAGGCAGCGATTTTGATCCCACAACGGGACAAATAACCGCTGGACGCAATGTGGTGCTGCTGAATGAGGAACAAGCTTTAGAACTGAAGGAACGTCTGGAGGGTAAAACCTGGACTGTGACGGATATGGAAGAACGTCCAGTTACCCGTAAACCTTCACCACCGTTTACTACCTCGACGCTGCAACAAGAATCTAACCGCAAGTTGCGTCTTTCAGCACGGGATACAATGCGGGTTGCTCAGAATTTGTACGAGCAAGGGTATATTACCTATATGCGTACAGATTCGGTGCATTTGTCAGATCAAGCGATCGCTGCTGCTCGCAGTTGTGTGGAACAAAAGTACGGTAAGCAATATCTCAGCCCCCAACCCAGACAATACACCACTAAATCCAAAGGCGCACAAGAAGCACACGAAGCCATCCGCCCCGCTGGTAGCACTTTCCGCACACCCCAAGAAACGGGTTTAGGCGGAAGGGAATTTGCAGTATATGATTTAATTTGGAAGCGTACTGTAGCTTCACAAATGGCTGATTCTCGCCAGACCCAAATTACTGTCCAACTGCTAGTTGAAGATGCAGGTTTTCGTTCTTCTGGGAAACGCATTGATTTTCCAGGCTACCTACGCGCCTACGTCGAAGGGTCTGATGATCCCGAAGCCGCATTAGAAGACCAAGAAGTAATTTTACCACCCCTCAAAGTCGGAGATCATCCCACTTGCACAGAACTGGAAGCTGTGGGACACGAAACCCAGCCTCCCGCTAGGTACACCGAAGCTAGTCTGGTAAAAACTTTAGAAAGTGAAGGTATTGGTCGTCCTAGTACCTATGCCAGCATTATTGGTACGATCATCGATAAAGGTTATGCTCAGTTGGTGAGTAATGCTTTAATTCCTACTTTTACGGCTTTTGCTGTCACCGACTTGCTGGAGAAGCATTTCCCCGATATTGTTGATCCTAGCTTTACCTCGAAAATGGAGCAAACCCTCGATGATATTGCTACAGGTGAAGCTAAGTGGCTACCTTACCTCCAGAAATTTTATCTGGGAGAACATGGTTTAGAAACCTTGGTGAGAGAACAGGAAAGTCAAATTGATGCGACTAAAGCCAGAACTGTAGAACTAGAAAACTTAGATGCTAAAGTCCGCATTGGTAAATATGGTCCTTACATCGAAGTAGAAAATGGTGAAGGTGTGGTGACAGCGTCTATTCCTAAAGACCTCACACCCGCTGACCTCAACCCCAAACAGGTAGAAGTCCTGCTGCGCCAAAAAACTACCGGGCCTGACCAGGTGGGACGACATCCCGAAACTGGTGAACCAATTTATGTGAAAATTGGCACTTATGGACCTTATGTGCAGTTGGGTGATAAAACCGAGGAAAATCCTAAGCCTAAACAAGCTTCCTTCCCCAAAGGGGTAACACCGGAAAATCTCACATTAGAGGTAGCTGTGGGGCTGTTGGCATTACCTCGAACCTTGGGAGTACATCCGGTGACGGGAGGAAAAATACAAGCTAGTTTAGGACGGTTTGGTCCCTATGTGGTTCATGACCAAGGCAAGGAAGGAAAAGATTATCGTTCTCTCAAAGCGGCTGATAATGTATTGACGATTTCCCTAGAGCGTGCGTTGGAGTTATTGGCAGAACCAAAAAAGGGGCGTAGTTCTAGCAGCAGTAAATCTAAAGCAGCTTTACGGGAACTGGGTACTCATCCAGATGATGATGCATCTGTAAATATTTACGATGGCCCTTATGGTCCTTATATTAAGCATGGCAAAACTAATGTCAGTCTTCCAGAAGGTCAGTCAGTGGAAACTATCACCCTGTCAGCTGCACTAGAATTGCTGCAAGCTAAAGCATCTACTAAATCTACAAGCAGAACAAGTAAATCAACGACTTCTAAAACTAAGTCAAGTACGACCAAATCATCAACTACTAGAGGGAAAAAGAAAGAAGCATCAAATTAGGGACTAGGGAGATGGGAAATTCCGAGATTTTACTCCTTACCCTTTCCCTTATCCTTGTGATAATCTAATAAGTAAGCAAGAACACAAAACCAAATTTTCACTTGGTTTATGGGGCCGTTCAGTCAGCGTAAAACTCAGTCCCTTTAGGGCTGAGATAGAAGCTATTTGTGCGATTTTAATCGCTCAATTCTTTGACTCTGCTTGCTTAGTATGTGATATAATTAGCGCAAGACCGAAAGTTAGTATAACTAAACAACGTAAAAACTTAACTAGATTGGTTGAGTGCGTAGTCTCACATAAAAGTGTAGCAGTTTAGAAAAGCTAGATTGAGGGCATACTTCCGCTAAACAGAAACTTTGTTGTGTACGGTAGGGCATACCGAAACTTAGGCTTGGGGAGAAGATAACTCTACTTTGGTTGGCGCAATCCTGTCAGAGTAAGTAGTAACTTCGGTAAACCAAGAATCTCACTGTCTTTAGACCTGAGAGTGCCAAGTCTTAGAATACAGGAATGTATCAGCCTGATTAGAAACGAAAAGTGCGACAATTAGCCCGTTTCTATGATCCTGTTAATCAAAATTGAGGTAGTATCTCAGGAGCGTTCAGTTCAATGGACTATATAGAAAAGGTACTGGAAAAGCTTAAAGAATTAGCGCGGAAGCTAGTTGAAGCCTTGCTGGGGCCAGAGGCTGAACCGGAGCCGGAACTAATTCCGATTCCTGTGAATGAACGTTACCGTCGGCGCTAATGACCTCAAGGTATTGGAGTTAACCTTGGCAATTTTAAGTATTTTAGTACTGCACGGACCAAACCTCAATTTACTAGGACAGCGAGAACCGGGAATTTACGGTTCTCTCACCCTAGAGGAAATTAACCACTTGTTAGCAGCGGAAGCTTTCAAGTTAGAGGTTAAGGTTACCGCCTTGCAGTCAAATCATGAAGGAGTTTTGCTGGATGCAATTCACGGGGCATTAGGACAATACCAGGGAATTGTGATTAATGCCGGGGCATATACTCATACCAGTCTAGCTCTCAGAGATGCGATCGCTGCTGTGAATTTACCTGTAGTAGAGGTACATCTGAGCAATATTTACCGCCGAGAAGACTTTCGTCATCATTCTTACATAGCCCCCGTGGTAATTGGCCAAATCAGTGGTTTTGGTGTCCAAAGTTATTTGTTGGGTTTACAAGCACTGGTACATCATCTGAAAAAAGATGAAGTTTAAGAGTATGTGTAGATTTTGGCTTTTGGAAGAAATACTTAAATAAATATAAAATCCAAAATCTAAAATCTAAAATCTAAAATTTATATGCGTTATTCTCTCGTAAATCGGGTTAGAGGCACTTTCCTGGGAGCATTGCTAGGGGAAAGCTTAACTACTCAGAATGCTTGTAATTTAGGGGAAATTGCGGTTCTGGGTAGTGAAAGTTTAATTATATTGGGTAGATTAGATGTAGATGATTGGTTAAAGCGTTGCCAAAAAGCATCCGTTGATTTAGAAAGTAGTAATACTGCTTGGGCAAAAATAATTTTAGCCGCCTTACCAGTGGCGATTTTTTTTCACGAAGATCCTATTAAACTCAAATACAATTTGCTGCAAGTATTACACATTTGGAATCCGCAGCCAGTGGTAACAGATGCGGCTTTAATTATGGGATATGCGATCGCCAAATCTCTGACAGAAAAACTCGATCCTTTGACCCTTATTTCCCAAACTATTTCTTTTTTGGGAGAAACCGAAACATTATTACCACAAAAATTATTAAAAGTCAATACTTTATTAGAGCAAGGGGCGGGATTAGAACAGGCGCGAACCGAATTCAGTAGGCAAGAAAAAATAAGTAACAATATTGCATTAGCCTTTTACTGCTTTCTGAGTACCTTAGAAGATTTCCGGCTGACAGTTTTGCGGGCTACTGATAATTCTGGAAGGCAAGACTATTGGTATTTAGGCTCTCAGTCCACAGTTGCGTTTACTGGAGCCTTATCAGGGGCATATAACAGTACATTAGGTATTCCTGTCAATTGGCAAATTTTATTATCATCTGGCGATCAACCAGTATGGGGAATGAGCAGCTTTTCCCAGATGTTAAAGTTAGCTGATGCCCTTGTGGCAGTCTGGTCAGGTGCGTATAATATGACTCCAAATACCAAGGAGTTCACAAAAGAAGGATGTGACATAAATTGGGAATTGGCTCCACTTTCTATCTTCGCTGCACCTCGTGTAATTCGCCCGCGTTGAAAAATCAGGCGTTGCTAAGAGTATGATTTTGTTTCACGCAGAGGCGCTCCAGTCACAGAGAGTAAGAGTTTGAAATCATTGATTTTTCAATTTCATACCCTAATTCAGCAACGCCAAAACTTTGTACCTCACGAGCATGGGAACTGCTATATGTATATTTGGAGTCAACTGCTACAATTGACACAAGCCAATCAGTGAGAGGTTAGTTAATCAACAGTAAATAATCGCTGTGGTATATATAGTCGTTTGGGTTGTCTTGGGAAAAAACTGTATATAGTAGGTGAGGTTAATAATTCATGGAGCAGTAGTTACGATTGTCTTGTTTTAGGCTATCAAAGTAAGCAACTACCAGCCAGAGGTAATGAAAACGCAGCGATTTTTGCAGTCCTTGACCCGGCAATTGCGGCAATTGCGGCGACAGTACAAAGTGTTATGCCGTCAAGGAAAGTGGCTTGGTTTGGTGAGCAGTTCCAGGAGTCAAAGTAGTCATAAAAAACTTTTCAGAACGATTATTCGGAATATACTGTTGTATTTATTACCCACTAGTGAGGAAGGTGGACACCGACAAGGAAGGAAAGCTCCTCAATCAACTGCAAAATCTTTGACCAGTAATCATGGCATTTATGCAGTTGTTTTCCGCTGGTTACATCAACAGCGTTCTGCGGTGATTTTGGTCATTGCTGTGGTAACTTTAACAGGTGTAATGGGGCATGAATTATACAACCAGCCCCAGATGAAAATTGGGACTATTGCACCACAAACCTTTATTGCTCCATATTCTGCAAGTATCGAAGATCAGCAACAAACGGAAGCAGAACGCAAATTAGCACAGGCGAATTCTCACCCTGTATTGATGATAAATACCCAGAAAAATGAGCAAATTAACGAAAATTTGCGCCAACTGCTGGAAGATGCGAATGAACTTCGTGCTATTGCTGGATCTTTTCCTTTTTTCGATGTTTCAATCTTGTCTATTCCTACCCAGCGATATCTTCGTTCTTGTGTGCCATCAGAATGGGAAAAGCTAAAACTAGCTTTAGAAAATTATCAGAAACAAATTTATCCGTCGATACCTAAGTCAAGGACAGCAGACAGATACCAATTTTCTAGGTCGTTGCCTAGTCCTTTGTCACGCTTATCGACAGATGCAATTAAAGAGGAAAGTAAGATTGGCAAACCTGATTTTGATCAAGCATTAGCAGAACTAAAAGCTTATAGCATCACTACCCCAAATAAAAATCTATCTTTACTTATGACCCAAATATCCCAAATCAGAGCAGGATATGGTCAAGCTAGTGCCAAACTTTTACAGATGGAGGCTGAAAGGAAACAAGCAGTATACGGGGAAACGGTGCTTTTGGATCTGTCAGATGAAGACTGGACAAAAACACAAATGGGAATCCATCAAAGCGCAGAACGGATACTTACCCAAGGCATACCACCAGGACTACCGCGCAGTATTTTACAGGATGCGGTGAATCTACAACTACAACTCTCTGTACCTGGTGAAGCTGAATTCTTAGCAACTAAAGTATTGTTGACTGTACTGCGGCCGAATCTCCAGCAAGATGTAGAACAAACAAAACAACAGGCTCAACTAGCAGCAGAACAAGTGGCATCTGTAATGCAAAAGGTGCGTCAAGGAGAAGTGATTCTCAAGAAAGGGGAGCGGATTACAGCATGGAAATTTGATGTCCTGGATTATTATAACTTGAATCGCCGAGAGGTGAATTGGCTGGGTTTGAGTCTTTTAGCAGGTTTGGTTATTGCTGCTATTGGCGTTTTTGCGTGGGTGGAACGGCGGCTTGGTAGTCATTTGCGAGAAAGCGATCGCTTGTTGATATTACTCCTAACTCTGAGTATTCCTAGTGTTTTGGCGATGGGTGTACCTTATGCTACGTGGAGTGCAATCGGTTTATTATTGGGAAGCTTTTACGGCGGTACTTTGGGAGTGACTGTGGTAGGGCTAATGTCGTTAATACTACCCATTACTATAGAGATTAATAAGATTGGACTAGTCGCTGGTGCTGCGGGGGGAATCTTGAGTAGTTATTTGGCTCAAAGGTTCAAATCCCGCGAAGAATTGGCGTTATTAGGTATTGTGATTGCTTTAACTCAAGGAAGTATTTATTTATTTCTGAATATACTTGTTGGTGCAGCATTTGTTCACGCTTGGTATACGATTCTGCAAAATGCGCTGTTATTTGGTTTATCTGGTTTGGCTTGGAGTATTATCGCTTTGGGTTTAAGTCCTTATCTGGAAACATTGTTTGATTTAATTACGCCTATCCGATTGGCAGAACTAGCTAATCCTAATCGTGCTTTGTTAAAGCGACTGGCTACGGAAACTCCGGGAACTTTTCAACATACTTTGTTTGTGGCGACTTTGGCGGAGGCTGCGGCGAAAAAGCTGCGCTGCAATGTTGAGTTGGTCAGGGCTGGGACACTATACCATGATATTGGCAAAATGCACGACCCATTGGGATTTATTGAAAATCAAATGGGGGGTCCAAATAAACATGAGACGGAAATTAAAGATCCTTGGAAGAGTGCAGCCATTATTAAGAAGCACGTAACTGAGGGTTTGGTAATGGCTAAGAAGCATAGTTTACCGACGGCGATTCAAGCTTTTATTCCTGAACATCAAGGAACAATGGCGATCGCTTATTTTTATCACCAGGCACAGCAAATGGCTAAGGACGACCCTAGTATCATATTAGATCAAGCTGATTTTTGCTATGATGGACCTATTCCCCAATCTAGGGAAACAGGAATTGTCATGTTAGCTGATTCCTGTGAAGCCGCGTTGCGAAGTCTTAAAGATGCGACTCCAGAACAAGCATTAAGTATGCTGAATAATATTATCCGTGCTAAATGGCAAGAGGGGCAATTGGTAGATTCGGGATTGACGAGGGAGGAAATGCCAAAAATTGCTCAACTTTTTGTGGAAGTTTGGCAACAATTTCATCATAAACGTATTGCTTATCCTAAGTCAAAAACTAGTAATGATAAATCGGGTAATAGTTAATAGATAAGCGATCGCTTTTTTTGCTATCAGAGCCAAATTAGGCGATCGCACCTCTTCAAAAATGCGATCGCCCTCATCTGTCTATATTTTGTTTTTTAGCAAATCAACTATAACCGTACTCCATTTAACTTGAAATCCACAATGATTATTTTTACCTGTGTAGGGCAGTATTACACTTAATCCTCTACCCAATATAGTTGGTTGCCACAGATTAGCAGCTTTGTACTGTAACTGCATTTCTTGAAGTAGTTGATTAACCTTAATAGCACTAATTTTTTTACTAGTGAGTTTTTCTAATTCTCTACCAATTTCTGTGGGAGTTAAGAATTGAGTTTGCACTGTCATTTGATGTAACCTCGGTAACGTTAGTTAGAGGTTATGATTTGGGAATTTCCCAAGGCAAGAATCGGTTAACTAAGGCTGGAAGTCTTGTATAATAGTAAATACAGAGTTTGGGAACTTGTTTATCTTTGGGAATTCCCAAACTTTTTTACAAAAAATTATTATACTCAGTCTATGAATAAACCTAAGAAAGAACCTAATTTCAGTGCTGCCGCTAAACAGCGTACCAGTCGCTTTTTAGAAGAATTACTATCTTATGTTTTGGATAACCCCGATGATCTAGACATCAAATACAGATGGGAAGATAAAGATAGTAATAATCCCAAATTAATTATTTATGAAACTCCACGGAGATTCTTAGTAAAACTAGCCAAATTAGACAAAGATGATTACTTTTACGAAGTTATTAGAAATTTGATCCATTTGGAACTATGTGAAGATAGACGCACAAGTACACAGGGAAGCACTAATTGGCACTTTGCCTTGAAACTTTGGAGTAAAGATAAACAAAAAATTTGAGAGCTTTTGATAAACTTTGGGAATCTCAAAGACTTGAGAAATCAAAAAAATTAGATAATCATCAAACTAAATCCAAAATATTAGGCAAGCTTTCTCAAGTACCAGAACAACCTTTAAATTTCCTACCACGTCCTCATGAACTCAATAAAATCAAAAGTTTATTACTTGAGAATGAAAACCAAAGAGTAGCCGTTACAGGAATTTCTCATCGTGTGGGTTTACAAGGTATGGGAGGAATTGGCAAATCAGTTTTAGCCGCAATTTTAGCCCATGATGAAGACATAAGAAGTGTTTTCCCTGATGGTATTTTGTGGATAACACTTGGACAGCAACCAGCACTAACCTTAAGACAATTAGATTTAGCTAAAATGCTGGGTGATAGTTCGCAAATATTTCAAGATGTGCAACAAGGTAAAGTCTATTTAGGTGAATTATTTGCAAATAAAGCTTGCTTACTAATTATTGATGATGTTTGGAAAACTAAAGACGCGCAAGCCTTTAATATTTTAGGTCAGCGTTGCAAGATGTTGATTACAACACGGGATAGTAGGGTATTAGAAGGAGTAGGTGCTGTTAATCATCCAGTAGACTTGCTAACAGTTCCAGAATCACTAGCATTACTAGCTTTATGGGCAAAACAACATCCAGAAACTTTACCTCCAGAAGCACATCAAATAGTAGAAGAATGTGGTAGATTACCCTTAGCATTAGCCATGATTGGGGCAATGTTAAAAGGTAAGCCAGACCCTTGGAAAAATGTATTATATAAACTTCGTAATGCTGATTTAGAGAAAATAGAAGCTGAATTTCCTGAAAATTATCAATATCCAAACTTACTCAAAGCAATACAGGTTAGTGTTAAAGCATTAGAACCTGATTTACAAAAACGATATCTAGATTTTGCTGTTTTTCCAGAAGATACACTAATTTCTGAAGCAGTTTTACAAACTTTTTGGCAATCGGAAGGGTTAAATGAACATGATATCCAAGATCATATTAATTTACTCGTAGAAAGATCCCTAATTCGTCGTGATGAGAAAAATTGTTTAACTTTACATGACCTTCAATATGACTATGTACTTAAGCAAGCTGGTGATTTATCCATACTACATAATCGTTTATTAGCTGCTTATTCTCAATATTGTTCTCATGGTTGGCATACAGGAATAAATGATGGTTATTTCTTTCAAAATTTGGCTTACCATTTGAGAGAATCAGGACGCAAAGATGAACTGTATAGACTTTTGACACAATCACCTGATTGGATGGAGGCAAAATATATTGCTTGTATAGGTGATGCAGCATACGTCGCTGATTTGCAATTGGCAATAAATAATTTTACTGATCCTTTAACCGCAGATGAATTATTAATTTTAGTGCAACTACATACAGCACGGCAAATAGTTAATCAAAGAGTTAGTTTATATAATAATGATGATTTAGCTACCTTAGTTTGGTTGGATAGAGAAGAAGAGGCTTTAAATCATGCTCGTTTAAGATTAGAGATTGAAGAAAGATTTTATGGATTAATCACTATTTATAAATCTCTTTATGAAAAGAAAACACCTAAGCCAGAAATTTTAGATGAAATCTGGGAAATTATTAAATCAATGGATGGCTTAATTAAACTTGAAGCGTTTTGTGATTTGGCTAATTTAATTTGTAAAATAGGGACTGATTCCAAAACCTATAACGCTATTTTATCTCAAACATTTGAGTTATTTGAAAATAAAAATTATCTATTAAATTCTTGCCAAGATGACTGGGCTAAAATGAAATTTCTTCAAATTCTAAGTAAATTGGCTTTATTACTATTTATTCTTGGAAAAGATGAACTTGCATATATAACTTTTGTTGAAGTTCACGAAGCCATAAAATTATGCAAAAAAAATTTTCAACTACCAAAATTATGGATTACTCTAGTTATAAATCTAGCCGAAGCTAATTTTTTTCATCAAGCTTACAGCATATCACAAATAATTGAAGGAAATTATTTCAAAATAAATGTACTCAGTCATTTAGCCAAAACATTATTTAACAAGGGAATGCAAGCAGAGGCTAAATTATATCTTGCCGAAGTACAGGAAATCGCCACGTTATTAAATGACAGTGTTGGAGCAGAACAAGCACTTATAGAAATAGTATCAGCAACTGCTTATGCTGGAGATATTAAGCAAGCTCAAGAATTTTTATTAATGATAGGTGATAATGGTTGGTATACACACGCTTTAATGCAATTATCAATAGCATTAGCTAGATGTGGTAATTTCTTAAAAGCTGAAGAGTTTATTCAAAAAATTGAAGATAGAGGAATAAAAAACAGTGAAGATAGAGAAATAATTGAAACACTAGCCAAGATTGATTTATTATCCAACGCAGAAGAAATAGCAAATAAAATCAAGTATATACCAGAAAAAATAATAGCTCTTACTAGCTTAATAAAATCACTTCATAAAAAAGGGCAAAAGGATGAATCTGAAAACCTATTTTCAACAGTCAAGATACATTTGGAATTAATGCCTGAAAATATAGGTGAGGAAAATTTATTAGCTGTTTGTACTGCACTAGCTAAAATTAAGCAATTTGCACATGGACTAGCTAGGATAAAAGTAGATGATATAGATATTTTTATAGAGACATTAACAGACTGGGATACGGCTTTTGAAGAAGTTGAAAGTGGTTTAT contains the following coding sequences:
- the topA gene encoding type I DNA topoisomerase, with amino-acid sequence MSTLVIVESPTKARTIRNYLPKDYRVEASMGHVRDLPQSASEIPAAVKGEKWAQLGVNIEADFEPVYVVPKDKKKIVTQLKDALKGVDELILATDEDREGESISWHLYQLLKPKVPTKRMVFHEITQEAIKKALTDCRNIDEQLVRAQETRRILDRLVGYTLSPLLWKKIAWGLSAGRVQSVAVRLLVNKERQRRAFHEGTYWDLKASLLQEKSPFSAQLVTFGGTKVATGSDFDPTTGQITAGRNVVLLNEEQALELKERLEGKTWTVTDMEERPVTRKPSPPFTTSTLQQESNRKLRLSARDTMRVAQNLYEQGYITYMRTDSVHLSDQAIAAARSCVEQKYGKQYLSPQPRQYTTKSKGAQEAHEAIRPAGSTFRTPQETGLGGREFAVYDLIWKRTVASQMADSRQTQITVQLLVEDAGFRSSGKRIDFPGYLRAYVEGSDDPEAALEDQEVILPPLKVGDHPTCTELEAVGHETQPPARYTEASLVKTLESEGIGRPSTYASIIGTIIDKGYAQLVSNALIPTFTAFAVTDLLEKHFPDIVDPSFTSKMEQTLDDIATGEAKWLPYLQKFYLGEHGLETLVREQESQIDATKARTVELENLDAKVRIGKYGPYIEVENGEGVVTASIPKDLTPADLNPKQVEVLLRQKTTGPDQVGRHPETGEPIYVKIGTYGPYVQLGDKTEENPKPKQASFPKGVTPENLTLEVAVGLLALPRTLGVHPVTGGKIQASLGRFGPYVVHDQGKEGKDYRSLKAADNVLTISLERALELLAEPKKGRSSSSSKSKAALRELGTHPDDDASVNIYDGPYGPYIKHGKTNVSLPEGQSVETITLSAALELLQAKASTKSTSRTSKSTTSKTKSSTTKSSTTRGKKKEASN
- the aroQ gene encoding type II 3-dehydroquinate dehydratase; its protein translation is MNVTVGANDLKVLELTLAILSILVLHGPNLNLLGQREPGIYGSLTLEEINHLLAAEAFKLEVKVTALQSNHEGVLLDAIHGALGQYQGIVINAGAYTHTSLALRDAIAAVNLPVVEVHLSNIYRREDFRHHSYIAPVVIGQISGFGVQSYLLGLQALVHHLKKDEV
- a CDS encoding ADP-ribosylglycohydrolase family protein, which produces MRYSLVNRVRGTFLGALLGESLTTQNACNLGEIAVLGSESLIILGRLDVDDWLKRCQKASVDLESSNTAWAKIILAALPVAIFFHEDPIKLKYNLLQVLHIWNPQPVVTDAALIMGYAIAKSLTEKLDPLTLISQTISFLGETETLLPQKLLKVNTLLEQGAGLEQARTEFSRQEKISNNIALAFYCFLSTLEDFRLTVLRATDNSGRQDYWYLGSQSTVAFTGALSGAYNSTLGIPVNWQILLSSGDQPVWGMSSFSQMLKLADALVAVWSGAYNMTPNTKEFTKEGCDINWELAPLSIFAAPRVIRPR
- a CDS encoding HD family phosphohydrolase is translated as MKTQRFLQSLTRQLRQLRRQYKVLCRQGKWLGLVSSSRSQSSHKKLFRTIIRNILLYLLPTSEEGGHRQGRKAPQSTAKSLTSNHGIYAVVFRWLHQQRSAVILVIAVVTLTGVMGHELYNQPQMKIGTIAPQTFIAPYSASIEDQQQTEAERKLAQANSHPVLMINTQKNEQINENLRQLLEDANELRAIAGSFPFFDVSILSIPTQRYLRSCVPSEWEKLKLALENYQKQIYPSIPKSRTADRYQFSRSLPSPLSRLSTDAIKEESKIGKPDFDQALAELKAYSITTPNKNLSLLMTQISQIRAGYGQASAKLLQMEAERKQAVYGETVLLDLSDEDWTKTQMGIHQSAERILTQGIPPGLPRSILQDAVNLQLQLSVPGEAEFLATKVLLTVLRPNLQQDVEQTKQQAQLAAEQVASVMQKVRQGEVILKKGERITAWKFDVLDYYNLNRREVNWLGLSLLAGLVIAAIGVFAWVERRLGSHLRESDRLLILLLTLSIPSVLAMGVPYATWSAIGLLLGSFYGGTLGVTVVGLMSLILPITIEINKIGLVAGAAGGILSSYLAQRFKSREELALLGIVIALTQGSIYLFLNILVGAAFVHAWYTILQNALLFGLSGLAWSIIALGLSPYLETLFDLITPIRLAELANPNRALLKRLATETPGTFQHTLFVATLAEAAAKKLRCNVELVRAGTLYHDIGKMHDPLGFIENQMGGPNKHETEIKDPWKSAAIIKKHVTEGLVMAKKHSLPTAIQAFIPEHQGTMAIAYFYHQAQQMAKDDPSIILDQADFCYDGPIPQSRETGIVMLADSCEAALRSLKDATPEQALSMLNNIIRAKWQEGQLVDSGLTREEMPKIAQLFVEVWQQFHHKRIAYPKSKTSNDKSGNS
- a CDS encoding NB-ARC domain-containing protein; this encodes MRAFDKLWESQRLEKSKKLDNHQTKSKILGKLSQVPEQPLNFLPRPHELNKIKSLLLENENQRVAVTGISHRVGLQGMGGIGKSVLAAILAHDEDIRSVFPDGILWITLGQQPALTLRQLDLAKMLGDSSQIFQDVQQGKVYLGELFANKACLLIIDDVWKTKDAQAFNILGQRCKMLITTRDSRVLEGVGAVNHPVDLLTVPESLALLALWAKQHPETLPPEAHQIVEECGRLPLALAMIGAMLKGKPDPWKNVLYKLRNADLEKIEAEFPENYQYPNLLKAIQVSVKALEPDLQKRYLDFAVFPEDTLISEAVLQTFWQSEGLNEHDIQDHINLLVERSLIRRDEKNCLTLHDLQYDYVLKQAGDLSILHNRLLAAYSQYCSHGWHTGINDGYFFQNLAYHLRESGRKDELYRLLTQSPDWMEAKYIACIGDAAYVADLQLAINNFTDPLTADELLILVQLHTARQIVNQRVSLYNNDDLATLVWLDREEEALNHARLRLEIEERFYGLITIYKSLYEKKTPKPEILDEIWEIIKSMDGLIKLEAFCDLANLICKIGTDSKTYNAILSQTFELFENKNYLLNSCQDDWAKMKFLQILSKLALLLFILGKDELAYITFVEVHEAIKLCKKNFQLPKLWITLVINLAEANFFHQAYSISQIIEGNYFKINVLSHLAKTLFNKGMQAEAKLYLAEVQEIATLLNDSVGAEQALIEIVSATAYAGDIKQAQEFLLMIGDNGWYTHALMQLSIALARCGNFLKAEEFIQKIEDRGIKNSEDREIIETLAKIDLLSNAEEIANKIKYIPEKIIALTSLIKSLHKKGQKDESENLFSTVKIHLELMPENIGEENLLAVCTALAKIKQFAHGLARIKVDDIDIFIETLTDWDTAFEEVESGLSIVIFREVIRIASWVSPHWQEIYQIFPNVKRD